One region of Erwinia tracheiphila genomic DNA includes:
- the ubiI gene encoding FAD-dependent 2-octaprenylphenol hydroxylase, with the protein MQTYDVIVAGGGMVGLAVACGLQGSGMKVAVLEREMPLSLGHNDAPALRVSAINTASERLLQHLGVWDRILAGRSSAYHRMEVWDRDSFGHITFDTGQQGLSHLGHIIENSVIKQALWDKACEHNHITLIVPAQLQQIAFGENEAFVTLSDGNMLSARLLVAADGADSWLRNKADIPLMFHDYEHHALVATIRTQQPHGAVARQVFHGEGILAFLPLSDPSLCSIVWSLPPQEASRLQSMPEEVFNQQLSVTFDMRLGLCSLESERKTFPLMARFARNFAAHRLALVGDAAHTIHPLAGQGVNLGFMDAAALVSELKRLYQQGKDIGQHLYLRRYERSRKHSAAMMLGSMQGFRELFSGNHPAKKLLRGAGLSLADKLPGLKPRLLKQAMGLGDLPDWLR; encoded by the coding sequence ATGCAAACATATGATGTGATTGTGGCAGGGGGCGGGATGGTCGGTCTGGCCGTTGCCTGTGGACTGCAGGGAAGCGGCATGAAAGTGGCGGTGCTGGAGCGCGAAATGCCGCTCTCCCTGGGGCATAATGATGCGCCTGCGTTGCGGGTATCAGCAATTAATACGGCCAGTGAGCGTCTGTTGCAGCATCTGGGCGTGTGGGATCGCATTCTTGCTGGCCGCAGCAGTGCCTATCACAGGATGGAAGTGTGGGATCGTGACAGCTTTGGTCACATTACCTTTGACACAGGGCAGCAGGGGCTCAGTCATCTTGGGCATATTATTGAAAATTCGGTGATTAAGCAGGCTCTGTGGGATAAAGCCTGCGAGCACAATCACATTACCCTGATAGTGCCAGCGCAACTTCAGCAGATAGCCTTTGGTGAAAACGAAGCTTTCGTTACCCTGAGTGACGGAAACATGCTCAGTGCCCGGCTGTTAGTCGCCGCCGATGGGGCCGACTCCTGGCTGCGTAATAAAGCAGATATTCCGCTGATGTTCCATGATTATGAGCACCATGCGTTGGTGGCAACTATCCGTACGCAACAGCCCCATGGCGCGGTTGCACGGCAGGTTTTTCATGGCGAAGGCATTCTGGCCTTCCTGCCATTGAGCGATCCTTCCCTTTGTTCAATCGTCTGGTCCCTGCCACCACAGGAAGCTTCCCGGCTGCAATCCATGCCGGAAGAGGTATTTAATCAGCAGCTTTCGGTGACTTTTGATATGCGACTGGGCTTATGTTCGCTGGAAAGCGAACGCAAAACCTTCCCGCTGATGGCCCGCTTTGCCCGCAACTTCGCCGCTCATCGCCTGGCGCTGGTAGGGGATGCTGCTCACACCATTCATCCGCTGGCCGGACAGGGGGTAAATCTCGGTTTTATGGATGCAGCGGCGCTGGTCAGTGAGCTAAAACGCCTGTACCAGCAGGGTAAGGATATTGGTCAGCATCTTTATCTGCGCCGTTATGAACGCAGTCGCAAACACAGTGCCGCGATGATGCTGGGCAGTATGCAGGGCTTCCGCGAGCTGTTTAGCGGTAATCATCCGGCAAAAAAACTACTGCGCGGCGCGGGGTTAAGCCTGGCTGATAAACTGCCTGGATTAAAACCTCGTTTGTTAAAACAGGCAATGGGGCTGGGCGATCTACCCGACTGGCTGCGCTAA
- the pepP gene encoding Xaa-Pro aminopeptidase — MTQQEIVRRRKALLAKMTPASAAVIFAAPEATRSNDSEYPYRQNSDFWYFTGFNEPEAVLVLIKSSKNHHHSVLFNRVRDLTAEIWFGRRLGQEAALEKLSVDRALPFDDISEQLPQLLNGLDVIYHAQGLYSQADSLVFSALDTLRKGARQNLTAPATLTDWRPWVYEMRLFKSPEEQALLREAGRISALAHTRAMKACRPGMYEYQLEGEIHYEFNQHGARFASYNTIVGSGENGCILHYTENECRLRDGDLVLVDAGCEFHGYAGDITRTFPVNGKFTAPQRAVYDIVLSSLNTALDLFGPGISIREVNDSVVRIMVTGLVKLGVMKGDVDTLIAEQAHRQFYMHGLSHWLGLDVHDVGFYGNERDRILEPGMVITVEPGLYIAPDADVPLEYRGIGIRVEDDIIITAEGNENLTASVVKDADAIEALMETARKQ, encoded by the coding sequence ATGACACAACAAGAGATTGTGCGCCGCCGTAAGGCGCTTCTGGCGAAAATGACACCGGCCAGCGCAGCGGTGATTTTTGCCGCGCCGGAAGCGACGCGAAGCAATGACAGTGAATACCCTTATCGTCAGAACAGCGATTTTTGGTATTTCACTGGCTTTAACGAGCCTGAAGCGGTGCTGGTGTTGATCAAAAGCAGTAAAAATCACCATCATAGTGTGCTGTTTAACCGGGTTCGCGACTTGACCGCAGAAATCTGGTTTGGTCGTCGGCTGGGGCAGGAAGCCGCGCTGGAGAAGCTGTCGGTCGATCGTGCGCTTCCCTTCGATGATATCAGTGAACAGCTGCCTCAACTTCTCAATGGGCTGGATGTAATTTATCATGCGCAGGGGCTTTATTCCCAGGCGGACAGTCTGGTATTTAGCGCACTGGATACGCTGCGCAAGGGCGCGCGTCAGAATCTCACTGCACCAGCCACGCTCACCGACTGGCGTCCGTGGGTGTATGAAATGCGCCTGTTTAAATCTCCTGAAGAACAGGCCCTTCTTCGGGAAGCTGGGCGTATCAGCGCACTGGCACACACTCGCGCCATGAAAGCGTGCCGTCCGGGTATGTACGAATATCAGCTCGAAGGTGAAATTCATTACGAATTTAACCAGCACGGCGCCCGATTTGCTTCCTATAACACTATCGTTGGTTCGGGTGAAAACGGTTGTATCCTGCATTACACCGAAAATGAATGTCGGCTGCGGGATGGCGATCTGGTGCTGGTTGATGCAGGCTGTGAATTTCACGGTTATGCAGGGGATATCACCCGAACTTTTCCGGTTAACGGAAAGTTTACCGCACCACAGCGGGCTGTCTATGACATCGTGCTGTCATCGTTAAATACGGCTTTAGATCTCTTTGGTCCGGGCATCAGCATCAGGGAGGTGAACGATTCGGTCGTGCGGATCATGGTTACCGGGCTGGTCAAACTTGGCGTGATGAAAGGGGATGTGGACACCCTGATTGCCGAACAGGCACACCGTCAGTTTTATATGCACGGCCTGAGCCACTGGCTAGGTCTGGACGTTCACGATGTTGGGTTCTATGGCAACGAGCGCGACCGCATTCTTGAACCTGGTATGGTGATAACGGTCGAGCCTGGGCTGTATATCGCCCCGGATGCCGATGTGCCGTTGGAATATCGCGGAATTGGTATTCGCGTGGAGGATGACATCATCATCACTGCTGAGGGTAATGAGAACCTTACCGCCAGCGTGGTTAAAGATGCTGATGCAATTGAAGCACTGATGGAGACAGCGAGAAAGCAATGA
- the ubiH gene encoding 2-octaprenyl-6-methoxyphenyl hydroxylase, with translation MSIVIAGGGMAGATLALVISHLTQGKVKVTVVEASEPDNRTHPGYDGRAIALADGTCKRLEAINLWSVLKAHTTPISDIHVSDRGHGSFVSISAQDYGLEALGNVIELHDAGAILFTLLKKTPCVRLCSPATVSTVVRNQQQVTVTLSTGEAIHAQLLVAADGSQSSVAASCGVQWQTEDYQQVAMIANVSTSEPHQGRAFERFTPYGPLALLPMSGGRSSLVWCHSLAARQQIGSWGELRFRDELQKAFGWRLGRITQIGQCHSYPLRLQVASQRVSHRLALVGNAAQTLHPIAGQGFNLGLRDVMSLAETIAAASRDGQDIGSYDILHHYQQRRQGDTATTICLTDTLVRFFANPYAPLVIGRNLGLMAMDALPPMRDWLARRMLGWVAR, from the coding sequence ATGAGCATCGTTATCGCAGGCGGGGGAATGGCAGGTGCCACGCTGGCACTGGTGATTTCTCATCTCACTCAGGGAAAGGTAAAGGTGACGGTGGTGGAAGCCAGCGAGCCGGATAACCGCACTCATCCGGGGTATGATGGCCGCGCCATAGCGCTGGCCGATGGAACCTGTAAACGGCTGGAAGCCATTAACCTGTGGTCAGTGTTAAAAGCGCATACCACGCCCATCTCCGATATTCATGTCAGCGACAGAGGCCATGGCAGCTTTGTCTCAATCAGTGCGCAGGATTACGGCCTTGAGGCATTAGGGAATGTTATTGAACTCCATGATGCCGGTGCCATATTGTTTACGCTTTTGAAAAAGACGCCGTGCGTACGTCTGTGCAGTCCTGCGACCGTGTCGACAGTGGTGCGCAATCAGCAACAGGTCACCGTTACCTTGAGCACAGGGGAAGCGATTCACGCGCAGCTGCTGGTGGCGGCGGATGGTTCACAATCCTCTGTAGCGGCATCCTGCGGCGTCCAGTGGCAAACAGAGGATTACCAACAGGTTGCGATGATCGCCAATGTATCCACCAGCGAGCCCCATCAGGGCAGGGCATTTGAACGTTTTACGCCCTATGGTCCGCTGGCGCTGTTGCCGATGTCCGGCGGTCGTAGTTCTCTGGTATGGTGTCATTCGCTGGCTGCCCGGCAGCAGATTGGCAGCTGGGGCGAGCTGCGTTTTCGGGACGAATTGCAGAAAGCGTTTGGCTGGCGGCTGGGGCGCATTACGCAAATCGGTCAGTGTCACAGTTATCCATTGCGCCTGCAGGTGGCCTCACAGCGTGTTTCTCACCGTCTGGCGCTGGTGGGCAATGCCGCGCAAACGCTGCACCCTATCGCGGGTCAGGGGTTTAACCTGGGGCTGCGTGATGTCATGTCTCTTGCGGAAACCATTGCTGCTGCATCCCGTGATGGGCAGGACATTGGCAGCTATGACATTCTTCATCATTACCAACAGCGGCGGCAAGGGGATACTGCCACAACGATTTGCTTAACTGACACACTGGTCAGATTTTTCGCCAACCCTTATGCACCATTGGTCATTGGGCGAAATCTGGGTTTGATGGCGATGGATGCTCTGCCGCCGATGCGTGACTGGCTTGCCAGGCGCATGTTGGGCTGGGTTGCGCGTTGA